CCTCTGCGGGGGGAAGTCGGTGTATGCCTCGACCAGGTCGAGCCGGGAGTGGGCGGCGAGGGCGCGGAATCCGTCGGGGTAGTAGCGCCAGCAGTCCTGCGCGTCGTGGACATGGCCGCGCGAGGGGGCGGTGATGAACGCGTGTCCGCCGGGCTTCAGGACTCGGGCGATCTCCAGCATCGACGCCCAGAAGAACGGGATGTGCTCGAACGCCTGCCCGGAGAGGACGACATCGGCGCTGTTGGAGCGGGCGGGGATGCGGTAGGGCTTCTTCATCACCGCGTCGACGTTGGGGCCGTCCTGGACGTCGACCCCGAAGTAGTCGATGGAGTGCCCGGCGAGGAGCGCCCGGTGGGTACGGGTCTGCTTGCCGGAGATCCGCGACCCGAGGTCGACGACCCGGTAAGCCCCGTTGCCGGAGGCAGGCCCTTCGACGGGCAGATACTCGTTGATGCAGAGTTCCATCTGCTCGTAGGCGGACCGGTGCATGGACGTCTCCCAACATCGCGGGGTGAGCGAACTGTTGGGCACAACGACCGCGCGGGGCGGAGGAACCGGCGCCGGGCGCACGAATGGGCCATCCGGGTGGCGGGCCCGGCCTCGCCCCACTCGGCCGGGGACCGCGTCTCCTACTCAGGCCGGGGCGAAGAACCGCCGTACGACGCGCTCCGCCGCGTGCCCGTCGTCGTACGGGCAGAACCGCTCCCGGAACGCGGTGCGAAGCGCGGCCGATTCCGGGGAGCGCCACCGCCCCGTCCGGAACACGTCCACCAGCTCGTCCGAGGTGGTGGTGACGGGACCGGGGGTGTCGCCGGGGAGACCGGAGAGCAGGTCGAAGTAGGTCCCGCGCGCGGCCCGGTAGGCGGCCCAGTCGGGGGCGTGGACGATGATCGGGCGGTCCAGGCAGGCGTAGTCGAAGATCAGGGAGGAGTAGTCGGCGATCAAGGCGTCCGCGGCCAGGCACAGTTCCTCGACCCGGGGGTGCCCGGTGACGTCGATGACCCGCCCCTCCCCCGCCGCGTCACAGGTCCCGGCGGACCGCCCGTAGAAGTAGTGCGCGCGCACCAACACGACGTGATCGGGGCCCAGTCGGCGTGACAGCCGCTCCGGGTCGAGGTCGGGGGCGAAGCCGTCGCGGTAGTCGCGATGGGTCGGGGCGTGCAGCAGGACGGTCTGCCCCTCGCCGATGCCGAGGCCGGCGCGGATCTTCGCGATGTCGTCGGCGGTGGCGGTGAAGTAGACGTCGTTGCGCGGGTATCCGAGGTCGAGATGTTCGTAGGACGTGCCCTGCGGGGCCGGGTAGACGCGGTCCCAGACCTCGGTGGTGTGCGGGTTGGCGGAGAGGCTGAAGTCCCACTGGCCGACATGGTCGAGGATCTTGCCGAAGTCGGTCTTCCGGGCGAGGGCGGGGTAGGCGCGCTGGTCGAGCCCCATGGTCTTGAGCGGGGTGCCGTGGTGGGTCTGGAGATAGCGCTGACCGGGCCGTTTGGTGAAACCCCCGGGAAAGCTGGAGTTGTTGACCAGGTAGGTGGCGGTGGCCATGGCCCGCCAGTAGGGGCGCGAGCCCTCGATGACGTACGGCACACCGGCCGGCATCCGGTCGCGGTGCCGGGACGAGACGACCCACACGCCCCGGATGTGCGGGACCAGTTCGCGGGCCTTGGCGTGGATCGCGGCCGGGTTGCAGGCGACGCCCCGGTTCCAGTACGCCCCGTAGACCGCGAGGTTCGGGTCGAGCGGGCGGCGCAGGTCGGTGCGGTAGACGGCCCGCATGGCCTGCCGACGGACGAACCGCTTGACGGAAGCTGCGGAGGGTCGGGTGGGCATGGCAGCCGAGCGTAGTCGCGGGGCCGGGGAACGGGCGGCCCGCGTTCACCCGTTCGGGGCAGCGCCGGTGACCCCGGGAGCCGCCCTCTGTTGACCAGGACATGAAGCCCCCCCTCCTCAGCGTCGTCGTCCCCGTCCACAACGTCGAGGTCTATCTGGAGGACTGCCTGCGGTCGGTGGCGGAGCAGACCCTCGACGCGATCGAGGTGGTGGTGGTCGACGACGGTTCGACGGACGGCAGCAGCCGGATCGCGGCGGAGTTCGCCGCCCGGGACGAGCGATTCCGCCTGGTCCGGCAGCCGAACGCGGGCCTGAGTGCGGCCCGCAACACCGGCGTCCGGCACACCACGCCCACCGTCCCCTACCTGGCGTTCGCCGACAGCGACGACATCGTCGTGCACGACGCGTACGAGAGGATGACGGCCGCGCTGGAGTCGAGCGGTTCCGACCTGGTGACCGGCAACGTGTGGCGGCTGACCGGGCAGGGGCGGCAGCAGGCCTGGCAGTACCGCTGGCTGACGGGCCCCCGGTCGCGTACGCACATCACCCGGGATCCGCGGCTGCTGGCCGACCGGGTGGCGTGGAACAAGGTGTTCCGGCGGTCTTTCTGGGACGCGCACGGCTTCGCCTTCCCCGAGGGCAGGCTGTACGAGGACACCCCGGTGATGATTCCCGCGCACTATCTCGCCGGCTCGGTCGACGTCCTCGCCGAGCACGTCTACTACTGGCGGGTGCGGGAGGGCTCGATCACCCGGCGGCGTACGGACGTCACGGGCGTCCGGGACCGGATCGCCGCGTGCGAGCAGGTCAGCGCGTTCCTGGGCGACCGGGACGCGGCGCAGCGGCGGGCGTACGACGCGTCCTGCCTCCGGGACGACTTCGGCTACTTCCTGGACGGCCTGCCGATGGGCGGTGAGGCGTACCGGACGGCGTTCCTGGAGGGCGCGGGGGCCTTCGTCGACCGGGCGGGGACCGGGGTGCTGGAGGGGTTGCCGGTGGAGCTGCGCATCAAGTGGCAGCTGGTACGGGAACGACGCCTGGCGGACCTGCTGGCGGTCCTCGCCTTCGAACGGGCCAACGGGGCGGGTACGTTCGCCGTGGAAGGGCTGCCGGGGCGACGTCGGGCGGTGTACCCCGGCGTGCGCGGCGCGAGCGCCCGGCTCGCGCGCACGGACATCCCGGCGGTCGCACGGCTCCTGGAGGCGCGGTGGGGCGCGGACGGGAAACTGCGGCTGCGCGGGTACGCGTATCTGCGCAACCTCCCCGCGGGGTCGGCGCACCGGCGGCTGACGGCGGGCATGGTCCGGGCGGAGCGGGGCCGTCGGGTGCGGCCGGTGCCGGTGCGGTCCGTTCCCGCACCCGAGGCGACGGTGGACTCCGGTCAGGAGCTGCACGGCTACGACCACGCGGGCTTCGAGATGGTCCTCGACCCGGAGAGGCTGCCCGCGACGGCGGAGGGCGACGGCTGGCTGGTGGGCCTGGTCCTCGCCGCCCCCGGAACGGTCCGCCGGGTCGCGGTGCGCGCGCAGGACGCGGGCGCGGACCAGCCGCTGGTGCACGACCTGGGCGACGGGCGGCGCGCGGTGCTCGACTTCCGGGGCGGCCGGCTCCGGCTGACGGTGTCGCGACTGCGGGCCCGGGCCGAGGAACACCGAACGGTCGCCGTCGGGACGGCGGGGGCCTACCTGGACATCGCGGGCCGCCTCTTGCACGGGACGGCGGGGCCCACGGCACTGGTGCTGACCCGTGAGGGCGACGAGGGCGGCGAGGAACGCTTCTGCCCGGTGGCGTATGGGGAGGGGCCCGGGCCCGACGGTGGCGCACCCCGGCCGGAGGGGGGTACATCCCGGCCTGACGGGGTCACGTTCACCGTGCGCGTGCCGCTCGCCGAACTCGCCGCCGTGCCGCCCGCCGTGCACCGGGCCCCCCGTGAGGTCGAGGCGGTGGGCGGGACGCGGTGGCAGGTCCGGCTGCTGCTCGGCGACGGCACCCGCGTCCCGCTGCCCGCCGCCCCGGACCTGCCGCCACCCGCGTACCCGGACCCTGCGGGCGATCTCGTGCTGGACCTGGCGGTGCCGCCGTACGTGGACCGGGTGGACCCCACTCCGGAGGGGGGCCTGCGGATCTCGGGGACGTACGCCCTGGCGGATCCGGGGGCGGGGGCGGGGACGGCGGACGCGTCCGGCGGACATCTCGTCCTGCGCCACGAGACGCTGCACGAGGTGGTCCCGATCGCGGAGGCCGGGACGATCGACGCGGCGGAGGGGGGCGGCTCGCGGGGCGGTCCCGGTGCTCCGCGCACCCCGGGCACCCACCCCGCCCTCCGCTTCTCCGCGCTGATCGCCCCGCCGCTCCCGGAGGGCCGCTGGGAGGTCCGCCTGGGCGACCGTCCCGTCCGCGTCCTCGGTTCCGCCGCCGCTCAGCTGCCCTGCGGCGGGGGCGAGAACGCGCTGCGCCTGGAGCGGCGGCACGGCGACCGGCTGTCCGTCGTCGTTCCGCCCGACCTCCCGGCCGCCGGGCGGAGCGCGTACGGCAGACGGCTCCTGCGCGCCGCGCACCACCCCGACCAGCGCACGCCCGGCGCGCCCCGTATGCTCCCGCTCCCCTCCGACCGGCGCACGCCCGGCACGTCCCGCACCCCGCGCACGCCCTCGCCCTCGCTCCGCGACACCGTCCTCTACGCGGGCGGCGACTCCCCGCGCGCCGTCCACGCCGAGCTCCTGCGCCGGGGCACGGACGCCGAGCACCTGTGGGTCACCGGTACCGCCCCCGGCCGCACCACCCACGTCCCGTCCGGCGCGCGGGCCGTCCCCCTGCACAGCGCCGCCTGGTACGAGGCGCTGGCCCGCTCCCGCCGGATCGTCACGGACGAACAGCTGCCCGCCTGGTTCGAGCGGCGGCCGGGGCAGACGGTCGTCCAGACCTGGCACGGCACCCCGCTCGGCCGGTTCGGCTCCGGTCTGGCGGACTCCCTCTACGCCGACCACCAGCACCTCGCCACCCTGCCGCAGCGGTCGGCCCAGTGGTCGGTACTGATCTCCCCGAGCCGCTTCGCCACCCCCTTGCTGCGCCGGTCGCTGTCGTACGAGGGCGAGGTGCTGGAGGCCGGGTCGCCCGCCAACGACGTGCTGTTCCCGCCGGTACGGGAGAAGGCCGCCGAGGAAGTACGGCGCGGGCTCGGGATCCCGCAGGAGCACCGCGTCGTGCTGTACGCCCCGACCTACCGCGACCACCTGGCCCACCCCCCGTCCGCCTCCCCCGAGCGCGCGGCCCCCGGCCCGTACCGCTGGGACCCGGCGCTCGACCCGCACGCCCTGGCCCGGGCGCTCGGTCCCGGTCACACGGTGCTGGTGCGCCGCCACCCCCGGGTCACCGGCAGCGTCCCGGCCGGGCCCGGCGTGCTCGACGTCTCGCACCACCCCGGGGCGGCGGGGCTGCTCCTGATCGCCGACGTCCTGGTGACGGACTACGCGGGGCTGGTGTTCGACTTCGCACTGACGGGCCGGCCGATGCTCTTCCACACGTACGACCTGGAGCACTACCGCGACACCGTGCGCGGCTTCTGCCTGGACTTCGAGACCCGGGCGCCGGGGCCGCTGCTGGTCACGACGGACGAGGTGGCCCAGGCCCTGCGCGACACGGGCACGACGGC
This sequence is a window from Streptomyces parvus. Protein-coding genes within it:
- a CDS encoding methyltransferase domain-containing protein produces the protein MHRSAYEQMELCINEYLPVEGPASGNGAYRVVDLGSRISGKQTRTHRALLAGHSIDYFGVDVQDGPNVDAVMKKPYRIPARSNSADVVLSGQAFEHIPFFWASMLEIARVLKPGGHAFITAPSRGHVHDAQDCWRYYPDGFRALAAHSRLDLVEAYTDFPPQRGIWHDYRAIDKTAAYWGDSVGVFRKPRRYPRLTMFVVRESAVWWANRVGGVDDVPLPRPVDGRDRCGRPAAPVPEPASEPSPASAPASAPGASPESMAG
- a CDS encoding CDP-glycerol glycerophosphotransferase family protein — encoded protein: MPTRPSAASVKRFVRRQAMRAVYRTDLRRPLDPNLAVYGAYWNRGVACNPAAIHAKARELVPHIRGVWVVSSRHRDRMPAGVPYVIEGSRPYWRAMATATYLVNNSSFPGGFTKRPGQRYLQTHHGTPLKTMGLDQRAYPALARKTDFGKILDHVGQWDFSLSANPHTTEVWDRVYPAPQGTSYEHLDLGYPRNDVYFTATADDIAKIRAGLGIGEGQTVLLHAPTHRDYRDGFAPDLDPERLSRRLGPDHVVLVRAHYFYGRSAGTCDAAGEGRVIDVTGHPRVEELCLAADALIADYSSLIFDYACLDRPIIVHAPDWAAYRAARGTYFDLLSGLPGDTPGPVTTTSDELVDVFRTGRWRSPESAALRTAFRERFCPYDDGHAAERVVRRFFAPA
- a CDS encoding CDP-glycerol glycerophosphotransferase family protein yields the protein MKPPLLSVVVPVHNVEVYLEDCLRSVAEQTLDAIEVVVVDDGSTDGSSRIAAEFAARDERFRLVRQPNAGLSAARNTGVRHTTPTVPYLAFADSDDIVVHDAYERMTAALESSGSDLVTGNVWRLTGQGRQQAWQYRWLTGPRSRTHITRDPRLLADRVAWNKVFRRSFWDAHGFAFPEGRLYEDTPVMIPAHYLAGSVDVLAEHVYYWRVREGSITRRRTDVTGVRDRIAACEQVSAFLGDRDAAQRRAYDASCLRDDFGYFLDGLPMGGEAYRTAFLEGAGAFVDRAGTGVLEGLPVELRIKWQLVRERRLADLLAVLAFERANGAGTFAVEGLPGRRRAVYPGVRGASARLARTDIPAVARLLEARWGADGKLRLRGYAYLRNLPAGSAHRRLTAGMVRAERGRRVRPVPVRSVPAPEATVDSGQELHGYDHAGFEMVLDPERLPATAEGDGWLVGLVLAAPGTVRRVAVRAQDAGADQPLVHDLGDGRRAVLDFRGGRLRLTVSRLRARAEEHRTVAVGTAGAYLDIAGRLLHGTAGPTALVLTREGDEGGEERFCPVAYGEGPGPDGGAPRPEGGTSRPDGVTFTVRVPLAELAAVPPAVHRAPREVEAVGGTRWQVRLLLGDGTRVPLPAAPDLPPPAYPDPAGDLVLDLAVPPYVDRVDPTPEGGLRISGTYALADPGAGAGTADASGGHLVLRHETLHEVVPIAEAGTIDAAEGGGSRGGPGAPRTPGTHPALRFSALIAPPLPEGRWEVRLGDRPVRVLGSAAAQLPCGGGENALRLERRHGDRLSVVVPPDLPAAGRSAYGRRLLRAAHHPDQRTPGAPRMLPLPSDRRTPGTSRTPRTPSPSLRDTVLYAGGDSPRAVHAELLRRGTDAEHLWVTGTAPGRTTHVPSGARAVPLHSAAWYEALARSRRIVTDEQLPAWFERRPGQTVVQTWHGTPLGRFGSGLADSLYADHQHLATLPQRSAQWSVLISPSRFATPLLRRSLSYEGEVLEAGSPANDVLFPPVREKAAEEVRRGLGIPQEHRVVLYAPTYRDHLAHPPSASPERAAPGPYRWDPALDPHALARALGPGHTVLVRRHPRVTGSVPAGPGVLDVSHHPGAAGLLLIADVLVTDYAGLVFDFALTGRPMLFHTYDLEHYRDTVRGFCLDFETRAPGPLLVTTDEVAQALRDTGTTAARHADAYESFRRDYCDLDDGGAAARVADRLLADAEQA